From the genome of Sphingobacterium sp. UGAL515B_05:
CAGCAACGTGGTAATCCATTTGGTGGTGGACAGGATCAAATCCCTGTGAGTTCAGCAATCGAATCCTTTATTCAAACAGATGCGGTTATCAACAAAGGGAATAGTGGTGGTGCCTTGACTAACGCTTCAGGCGAATTGATTGGTATTAATTCGGCCATAGCCTCTCCAACAGGAACATATGCTGGTTATGGTTTTGCGATTCCGGTCAACCTAGTGAAAAAGATTGTTGACGACTTTGTTGAATACGGTAATGTAAAACGTGGTTATATAGGTGTTACTTATACTGAAATAACTCCTGAATTGGCCAAAGAAAAAGGTTTTACAGATGTTGATGGCTTATATGTCCAAGAAGTAGTTGGTGGCGGTGCGGCAGAGGCAGCAGGTATCAAAAAAGGAGATATCTTGACGAAAATCAATGGAAAAGTGATTACAGGTTCACCTGTCTTAAGTGAAACCATCGGCCGTGCACGTCCTGGAGATAAGGTTAATGTTACTTACAAACGTGATGGTAAGGAAAAACAAGTCACCATGACATTGAAGGGTGAAGAATCTTTGAAGACTGCAAGTGCCGGGGGAAAAGCTTCAAAAAGCGCAACGGAAATCTATAATAAACTAGGAGCAAGCTTTATTCCTGCTTCTGCTCAGAAGAAGAAAGAATTGGGCGTAAACTCCGGAGTTGTTGTGACCCAAGTGAACCGTGGTGGTATCTTTGATTATTTTGGTGTAGAGCGCGGACTGGTCATTACTGAAGTCAACGGAAAAGCAGTAAATACAGTAGATGATGTTGAAACAGCGCTTGGTGCAACGCAACGAAATATTGTACGGTTGAAAGGTGTATCTCCGCAAGGTGGTGCTGTTCAATTGAGCTTCCCAGTAGAATATTAAGGATTGAATTAAGAATTGGTTGATTAATATAGTTTAGGTGGTTCTAACCGTGAGGTTAGGCCACCTTTTTTTTGAAACTTTTCTTTTTATTGATTTGTGTTTTTTCTCTAAGGTGGGCATGAACGCTCTTTGTGCAGTTTATTGAAAAGTGCTTATGCTCGTCGATCTAGCTGAGCTCGTTGGATTCGCTTATTGGGCGGAAAGAAGTTTGAGTTTGATTTCAAAGCCTGATGCTAGCGGAAACATGATGCTGTTGTTGAAAAGCCACAGCTTGGTAAGAAGTCAGTCAATTTTAAGCGCGTTGTTTCCTTAATCATTTTAGTTTAGCTATTTTGCGGAATGAAGTGCCGAAACAGCTTCAGTACTTTTTAAGCTGAGCCTCTTTGGCCATGCGATTTGTTACATATTTTGCTATTAACGAGTATGGGCTGCACTATGTGAGCCAATAGTGTTTTTTACTTCGCTTGGTAGAATTCCATAGAAGTGGCACTACTGTTATATAGCTTTTTTAAAATTATAAAGATGAAGATTTTAATGGTTTGTTTGGGGAATATCTGTCGTTCGCCCCTTGCGCATGGTATATTGAAACAAAAAGTGGCGGACAATCAACTAAACTGGGTCGTCGAATCGGCAGGTACGGGTGACTGGCACATTGGTGAAGCTCCCGACCGTAGAGCTATCGCAATTGCAAAGAAATATGGTGTCGATATTTCCGGTCAACGGGCCCGGCATTTCAAACCGCAATTTTTTGCCGAATATGATCTTATATTTGTCATGGATAGGCAAAACTATGCGGATGTATGCGCTCAGGTTATTAATAAGGAAGATCTGAATAAAGTTAAATTGTTTTTGGGAGAT
Proteins encoded in this window:
- a CDS encoding Do family serine endopeptidase; its protein translation is MNKVGLTLLTAVFGGAVALGGYKLIENKKFDGMSFEDKQKVYFANNPTGVMSSTGNPDFTQAAAAVSPGVVHIKTTYSRKGSQQSQGSPFDMFEEFFGMPQGGGRRQMQSQPVQASGSGVIISDDGYIVTNNHVVEDADKIEVVLTDKRTFEAKLIGRDPNTDLALLKVSGKGLPVVKLGNSDNVNVGEWVLAFGYPLGLQSTVTAGIISAKGRQIGILNEGQQQRGNPFGGGQDQIPVSSAIESFIQTDAVINKGNSGGALTNASGELIGINSAIASPTGTYAGYGFAIPVNLVKKIVDDFVEYGNVKRGYIGVTYTEITPELAKEKGFTDVDGLYVQEVVGGGAAEAAGIKKGDILTKINGKVITGSPVLSETIGRARPGDKVNVTYKRDGKEKQVTMTLKGEESLKTASAGGKASKSATEIYNKLGASFIPASAQKKKELGVNSGVVVTQVNRGGIFDYFGVERGLVITEVNGKAVNTVDDVETALGATQRNIVRLKGVSPQGGAVQLSFPVEY
- a CDS encoding low molecular weight protein-tyrosine-phosphatase; this encodes MKILMVCLGNICRSPLAHGILKQKVADNQLNWVVESAGTGDWHIGEAPDRRAIAIAKKYGVDISGQRARHFKPQFFAEYDLIFVMDRQNYADVCAQVINKEDLNKVKLFLGDEVVPDPYFDDSLFDPVFQMIDQRCAEVISKGGNPTV